A window of the Arachis duranensis cultivar V14167 chromosome 5, aradu.V14167.gnm2.J7QH, whole genome shotgun sequence genome harbors these coding sequences:
- the LOC107488121 gene encoding LOW QUALITY PROTEIN: zinc finger protein ZAT9 (The sequence of the model RefSeq protein was modified relative to this genomic sequence to represent the inferred CDS: inserted 2 bases in 1 codon) translates to MERHRCKLCSRTFANGRALGGHMKAHLATLPLPPKPHQPPPQPLSFEYSSSSSSSESEHDDDDDEEKGYGLRENPKRSFRVXKSSIINLTNKRTKLMSFMESPASIATEAAEPVSSVSDTSPEEDLAMCLIMLSRDKWRKTSFEEEEEMKLKNKKVLRGKHHHHHHHRLQCDKCGKTFRSSGALGSHRSICLCDEADGSERIFQCPYCSKVFGSGQALGGHKRSHLLPSSSSSSPASIINANLRLKQQSFIDLNLPAPPEEDDLSVLSDA, encoded by the exons ATGGAGAGGCACAGATGCAAGCTTTGTTCGAGGACATTCGCCAATGGCAGAGCCCTCGGTGGTCACATGAAGGCTCACTTAGCCACGCTTCCTCTGCCACCCAAGCCTCATCAACCACCTCCTCAACCACTTTCTTTTGAGtactcctcttcttcttcctcttcagaaTCAGAACacgatgacgatgatgatgaagaaaaagGTTATGGGTTAAGAGAGAACCCAAAGAGAAGTTTCAGGGT AAAATCCTCCATTATCAACCTTACAAACAAGAGGACTAAGCTCATGAGTTTCATGGAGTCACCAGCATCAATAGCAACAGAGGCAGCAGAGCCTGTTAGCTCCGTTTCCGATACTTCGCCGGAAGAAGACCTGGCCATGTGCCTCATCATGCTGTCAAGGGACAAATGGAGAAAGACaagttttgaagaagaagaagagatgaagttgaagaacaagaagGTTCTTCGAGGgaagcatcatcatcatcatcatcatcgtctgCAGTGTGACAAGTGTGGGAAAACGTTTCGATCTTCAGGGGCATTGGGGAGCCACAGAAGCATATGCCTCTGTGATGAAGCTGATGGAAGTGAAAGAATCTTTCAATGCCCGTATTGTTCAAAGGTTTTCGGGTCGGGTCAAGCACTCGGTGGCCATAAGAGATCTCATCTTCtcccatcttcttcttcttcttctcctgctTCCATTATCAATGCTAATCTTAGATTGAAACAACAAAGCTTCATAGATCTCAACTTGCCAGCTCCACCTGAAGAAGACGACCTTAGTGTTCTCTCCGATGCATAA